Within the Musa acuminata AAA Group cultivar baxijiao chromosome BXJ2-9, Cavendish_Baxijiao_AAA, whole genome shotgun sequence genome, the region ttcgttgaacgaagttgttgcgagtgtgcGATAACCATTCGTGATAGATTGGAGGACAATCTGTAGATGTACTCTGATAAGTTGATGGCCACCAGGAAGGAGGCTCAAGAGCTCTTGGAGGAGGAACGACATTGAATCACGAGCTAGAGAGGGGGGAGATCATGACATATAAGGTGTCAGAGGAGTTCTGATGGGGCCTATTGAGATCGGGAAGAGTTTCGTATTGATATGGGTACCTCATTGCTTTGGGGAGCTTTAAGGCTAAGTACTAAAAAATGAGTGTCAAGGATGAACCTTTCACTCTACTGCTTGAAGATCTCAACACCCTTGAAGCGTTGGCCCCTTTCGACGACAGCCTTGACTCATCCTCCTCTTTTGATTAAATGCTTTatcctcttctcttttttttttatccttttttgaAGGGTTTCAGTCAGGGTCTTCCGGATGTGAGCCCTCcacttttaatgaaattttcttttTCGATGTGTCGCTCTATTGTTGCTCTTAATTGAGGTATGCTTTAAGGACCAAATCTTTTTTGTTGATGTACTATGCTCAAGGTAGAGCCTTCTCTTCCATAATCTCAAGGCAATGAGTTCTCTCTCAGGTGAGGCCTCACCGAAAAGTTCTTTTTTGGGAAGTTGGAAGAGTAGCCTTGCGTAGAAGGATCCGCCCGAGTTAACTTCGGGAGTAGCTTGGCGCTTACCCATGATACCTCAGGTCAAACGTATCTCCTCTTAGGGTGATCTCGGAGTTTGTGCTAAAGTGGAGATGCCTTCCTGTTGAAAAAGCAGTGTAGGGAAGGTGTCCTTGTTTGAAGGAGTGAAGTGTTAGAGGGAGCACCTCCTTGTTAGGGTGTTTGTTGGAAGGAGTCATAAATATATGTTCTCGTGACATtcatgccctccttctagcaccaatatGATAGGTCATATTTTGTCTTGAGTCAAAATATTGTTGTCTTGGTGTTATTAACTAGGGAGCCAATATGGTCTAATTTGATCCAAGATCTATTAGAGGGGACCCCTTGGGGTGAGGGTGTGACCCATCGTAACAAGAAATTGAGATGGCAGGTGGATTCCCGATGTGTTACTGGCTCACAATGATGGTCCTACAATCGTCCGATGGTGCGGCTTGTCTATTGAAGGGAGCTTAGGATCATCCCGAGGTGTGGCTTGTTCATACTTTGGAGTATTCGACCTCACCCAAAATGCTTCTTAGATGTGTTGAGGACCTACACAAGTGGTCAGTGGTAGGGGGTTTCCCACCTCGActccttcgatgcttaagttagtataTGAGATCCTCAAATATGGATTCAAGTATTTCAAAAGAAGTGAGCCCTCTATTTTTCTATTTAGAATGTATTTTTATACCTTAAAGGAGTGGAAGAAAGATTATGGTAAACTCCCTATCAAAATCTCATTTTAAGTTATTTGTATTTCAAATGTACTGCAGCTTACTTTTCAtcgtatataaaattttattgaatTGTCGTGACACCCATGCTCACTCCCAATACTTCCTCGGGGAGTAGAGAGCAACATGAAATTGATCTTTTGCACGtgtttttattatttcataacttGTTAACCACTACCTTTCTAATTGCTTGgccaccttactttctctctacgTGAAGAGAATCAAGCCCAGTGGACTGTACATGGTGGCCTTTCCATCTTCTTCCTTCTCGATATACTCCATGAAACCATCAGGAATTTGCTGGAAACAGTCACGAAAATTATAAATGACATTAAACCACATACAATCGTATTTTCACATTGATTTTAACACGAGAACTATCGATTGTTGCACTATCTTATTGTCGTTAATGTAAAATAGTGGATTTATATTCAGAACATCCCACTTGCCAGAGGTGAAACAAATTGGAATTCTCAAATCTCTCCGACATCAAGAGAGTATTTTCAAGAACATGATGATCTTGATGCTCATTCAAGAACATATTGCCATGTATGTGGGCAAGAACGATTTTATCCTGGTTAGCAACGAAACAATGAGGTTTATAGTTTAGAACATCTCGAATGATGGAGAAATGGAAGTAATCTGGTGAGGGCTttattgggctggcagcccatagtgggcttgggcagtccACAGCTCACCGCCTCTTAACCTAattctaattaacattagggggggtgtggtggctacgttttggaggcagaaaaaagcataaatagggcagcaacgtgggagaagaaaacagccacgggattccaaagaaaaggaggaaaacaagacagaaaaggaatagaaagaaagggaagaagacaagaacaacgcagagaggctattctcaatcatctagtagtgttatcatctcaagttagatcaaatctacagtagactcttgctatgattacttgggaagattttagatattgtaggcagtgacgtgatccttgtatcccaattgttctcttgtgattgttgctagggtttagggcaagagattgagatttatatattcattattctcatagtggattatctctagtttgcctggtgatttttaccctttacattggaggggttttccacgtatatcttggtattctatttgattgtggttccatttaattccactacgtattatggtcttctagtatttgttcatatacaaaggttattcttgtttatatccccatcaattggtattagagcaaggggtTATGCCAGTAATGTttttcgcatgattagtttaaatggaaataattagatgatatggaaaccaagaatggaagatctcttgtattgcaaagatttgtatggacctttgcagggggatagtgcaaaacccacaactatgacagatgatgagtggaagaggttagatcaaaaaataattggatttattcgacaatagcttgatgatagtgtctttcaccatgtttctactgaaatttctacatattctctttggaaaaagttggaaagtctctatgaaagaaaaacagctagcaacaaagcttttttgatcagaaaacttatgaacctaaaatatagagagggtgcttctattgctgaacatttgaatgaaatgcaaagtattactaaccagttatcctctatgaaaatgtctcttgatgatgagttgcaggcattgttacttcttagttcattattagaaagttgggagacactagtggtttcccttagtaattctacacCAAATAgtgttatcactatgagtcaagtaacaagtagtttgttgaatgaggagttgagaagaaagagttcgacaacatttcagaatgattcacaggcacttatctcatataacagaggaaggtcaaagtctagaagtagttcacgcatggatagaagcaagtcaagatcaagaaaagatattgtttgctataattgtagtgagaaaggacattataagaaccaatgtaagcaacctaagaagagcaagaaaaaggaaaaagaagtggagtctatagagtcaaaagataatatcacagctacaatgcagggtggtgatccttctgatgatattttttcttatgtgtgtcaggatcttgagtgggtgattgacataggtgcttcttattatgctacactacagagagagttttttgctacatacaggtttggaaattttggtgttgtcaagatgggcaactatggcacaacagacatcataggcatgggtgatattcatttaaagaccaacctaggctgcaagttggtgcttaaggatgtgaggcatgtggttaacttgaggctgaatttaatttcagttggaaggctagatgatgaagactatgatagcagatttcacaaagagcaatggaagctcagtaagggttctcttgttatagctaattgaaagaaatgtcatactttatataggttgtaggctaaagcttatggtgagcagttaaatgctacagaaaaagacttcagcatggagttatggcataggcgactgggacacatgagcgagaaggggctgcaagctctttccaagagagaggtattaccagaccttagagatatacatctgaacccttgtattgattgtttggtaggtaaacaacatagagtttcatttgctagtcctactttgtctagaaaaatgcatgccttagaccgtgtttatacagatgtatgtgatcctttgaggacaaaaactcatggtagatctgttgatattcttggtataagtggtgcactttattttattacttttatagatgatttttctaggaaaatttaggcctatgctttgaagactaaagatcaaatgattaatgtcttcaaagagtttcatgccaaggttgaaagggagacacaaaggaaattgaaatgcataagatcatataatggtggtgagtatacaggattgtttaatgactattgcaggtcacatgggatccaacatgagatggcagttcctagtacacctcaacataatgtaattgtagagaggatgaaccgcaccatcatggaaaagatcaaatgtatgctttcacaggccaagctacccaaaaggttttgggatgaggttttgaggactgcagttgatgtgatcaacttatcaccatgtacagccctagatggtgatgttgcagagcatgtatggtcaaggaaagatgtttcctacaagcatttgagagtatttggttgtcatgcatttacacatgttccagataatgagaggtccaagctcgatggtaagactaaagaatgtatttttcttggttactcatatgattattttggttacaggctttgggatccagaaaagcagaaggtgtttagaagcagagatgtagtcttctttgaggatcaaacctttgaggatttgaagaagaaggcactagccaagacttctgcagaaggattagcagattgtgacccagttattcctccagtatatcagggtgatgggggagatatacaggaagatggtgtagagcctgacgttgatctacctgtaggacatgttgagcaagaaaaagtaggagagcaagttccagtagaaccttagttgagaagatcttctagacaacgtcaaccttccataaGATAcactacatatgagtatgtgatgcttactaacgcaggtgaactagagagttaccaggaagcagttgaaagtgagcagaaagagaagtggttagttgctatgcaggaagagatggatgctcttcagaagaaccacacttatgatttggtgctactaccaaatggaatgaaggccttgaagaacaagtgggttttcaggttgaagactcaagaatattgttctcaaccaaagtacaaagctagattggttgtgaaaggctttggtaaaacaaaaggtattaactttgaagagattttttcttctgttgttaaaatgtcttctattcgtgttgctcttggtattgctactagccaggacttggaggttgagcagttagatgtgaagacagctttccttcatggggatttggaggaggaaatttatatggagcaactagaaggcttcaaagttaaaggtaaagagaactttgtctgtaaGTTtaggaagagcttgtatgggctaaagcaagctccaagacagtggtactgaaagtttgattcatttatgatataaaATGGATATGAAAGAACGGCTTTAGattattgtgtgtacatcaaatggtttggtgaggattttatttaataacaaattttcctttttgcatgaatttaattcttcacatttagtgcaagagtTTAGCATgcatttatcatactcatttttaaaatttttaaattcattaaaaagggaagcatgatccttttttaacaacttatatttttttactaactagcttacattcatcaaataaatgatAGAAAGCATCAAGCacttcattataaggtaaagacatttcggttgagtcatttacctcatcgtcgagagccatcaaagcgaagttcaccactttgtcttcatcgatttgctcttcgtcttcggatgtactcgattcatcTCATGTTGCCTTGAATGCTTTCTTCATTTTTGGCAACCACTTCTTTTTAACTTCATTTTTATTtcttgattcttattttatgaactttttaagttttattattaagagttcaaagttatcatcacttgagctttcgctcgagtggtcttctatctttcgaagtgtcaaatccttcctgttctttggaaggtagttctcatgttcattatattcatcatgtgtcatacaactcatttcataggtcattaaagacccaataaaatTTTCAATCGGAAAATGATTCAAGTTATTTAATTCTTGTatagccgttactttaggatcctaatttttaggaagggatcttagtattttattaacaagttcaaggttagaaaaacttttaccaagtgcttttaaactattgacaacatctgtaaaataggtgtacatgtcaacaatagtttcgcttggcttcatacgactcaaaatcatgcatcaaaagattaactttagaatcttttaccctacttgccttcgtgtatgatttcgagtgtatgccaaatgtcaaaagtcatttcacaaatagaaactcgattgaattcaattttatctaaagcgcaaaataagacattcatagtcttggcatttaaagagaaagtcttcttctccgtctcattccaattattcattggaagaaaatacctttcaaatctgttttcaataatatttcataaatcaaggttcaagcaaagcaagaaaactctcatccgagttttccaataagtgtaggtcatcccattgaacatgggaggacaaacgatagaaaaaccctcttgaaagccgaaaagagtcatttctcttgggtgttaaaccaagcaaGAAATAACGTGGCCTTGGtacaaactgttaggatcaagtctgacactaagatgggggggggatgaactagtacagcggataaaattacgtcAATTCAAAAATCTTTtgttcgattaaaattgatttcgaaaagatgttaacttgaaacatgttcataagaatttacaattaaagtaataaggaagtatgacagtttgcaataaatgtaaatagcaaagcagaaatgcaaaccagattttatagtggttcgatcatcgtgacctatatccactcccgattcctctttcgtcgaaaccaccagtatccactaacgatcttcttttaacaggcgaagatcaactacccttttaccctatttctctttttgataggctcaggagagaacctttacaacatctctttcttagacctcacttctccctttagaagatcttctaaatactaagaagaagagactataaatcctaagagagtttctaattttttttctcaaatattctttccccctttctactcaaATTCATACTTAACCAAgctagtggggtatttataggccccaaatggattcaaatttggagcccaaaatttaaatccccgagatttcgaggtacgggcggtaccaccgcctacagcctaacactgggcggtaacaCCGCATGACAGCCTCGGAGaccgagttttttgagttttccaactcacaagcagttCTATCGCCTGTtctgtggtgccaccgcctgacccaacttttgggtcattgaatggaccTCCCAATGAGCTCAAATCAGTTTCAATTAAGgcctaattagcccctaattgagttagcattattacttcaaaagctaactcaattagccccttgAACTACttcgacaaatgattacaaagcatgaatcctttgtttggcatgtcattggttcatccagcgcttgttcgatcctttggcgcatcgtcttctccttcggtgtattacccAATTGACATGTTAactcccgcaactttcgatctccttagtgcaatatccgatccttcggcccgatgcctgaattcacggcacgaagccttctaccgacacgtcaactgatcctccagcccaacgtccaatcttcgaaCATGTTTACTCCAGTCCAATGTCTAATTCCTCcttttttaatcaatttgcctctccttgatcgaagttagtcttgcgttactcaaaatacaaattagaccacaaacttatcaattgatttcattatcaaaatccgagattcaataaaacctaccatatgtgtgtgaccctctaggcccaatatcgagctggccatgagtcatacctatcaaaactccttctggctcagtgaattattatatccataataattcactcggctcatcgactgcagacatactaggccactacgccgcagtccccaaacgatacaaaggaatccaattctttggacctatttatcctcagttaccgtgtacctataatctcttatccatctaatatcttagagaccataTAGCGGGGATGGTGCTGTCAAGcctatatggtttctcctcgagtcttgctctaataggATTTTccgggagaactctttctttctcaatctaaatgaccttggccaaggatttgtttgagcaagaacacataagatatttctctcatgataccgagagcagatgatcttctatcgacacttaatagctctcgtaaggttggctgacaTTCCCAATaatcaattgtactagatctggaacttccaaatctataagtccgatatcaaagaatggagtactcatacaagacatccttggtgtctcaagtccaaaGACCAAATATACTATTGGGACTATGAAATCACTGTTtagcaataaggcattatcaaccatccaatattcagtgagcggatcaatcattgAACTTATTCTCAAATGAGTACttgcactgtatccttagtgtcctcacacgatcAGCTATTAGACTagatgcctccatcatatggatgggtatacagtacaccagtctgtctggttatctcgatatccttctcgagtaacctatgactaggattatctagagtctatgtttaaaagtgaatcagtctcattatcgtgatctcatcacgatccgattctcattgtataaatccacggacatcacaatatatatgcatatatccaacaagaaatataaaatgataaaatatcaaataataataataagcaaaaagactgcatgtcaagtcacacatgtcatcactcacatgattgtagggcacctataactagcattatgatcctctgattattctggagaagatttactataaacatattatcattatcggtgatagtggaagtttgaaatGGATTACGGTTCCGTGATTTTTTTCGCATTGGGTTTTCTACGTAAAAAAATTCATTATCTCACTTTGTGACTGATTTATTGTTCTACTCTATATGTTGCTctagttattatttatttttaataataaattaatattttgattaggaacccattttgatataagaaaaaaggaaaagaattattccgttaCAAGAACAACCATAAGCTCTACAAGGTTAGCATCCAGGCTCCACGAACATGACGAAGCCAATTGGGCAACATGTTGGCTCTATGATGCTAACATGCTAACTCTACATTGCTGGCATGGTGGAGCCACTTGGTCGATACGCCGACTCCACGTGGCTGACACAACCGAGTCAATGCCACATTAGCATTGCACGAATGCCCCATGGAGTGGAACCAGCTAGCTGTGCTCAATTGATGCCACGTAGAGGAAAGCTGCACAATCTCATATTTGATGCAAGCTAGTGATGGTTACAACTAGATTCAATGCCCCGTAATCACACAACTCGTGCAGTAGACAGACACAATGATTCCAAACATCTACTATAAAAGAAGATTCACGGATATGTGTCAAGACATTGAGTGCAACCATACGTCCGACTTGTAAACTTAGACATCGAAAATACATTATCGGGAGTGCTCCGACACAGTTTTATAAGATTCAGATGAATTGCTTGAAGAAGTTCATCTTGAAGTTGCCATGGATAAGGAACTAAGTTGAATCCGATATGGCTTTCCATTACAACCACAATCTGCACTAATAATATGCACCAAAATAGAAGGATCAAACGGTTTTTGCACCTAAATAAACCTACAAAGACACACCTGAATTATTAAATATTGGTTCATTAAGGAATAACATGGGCAAGCTTCAAATCTAGCTAGAACATTGTAGCTTTCAGGTTGGCTATACATGATCACAACAAAATATTAGTTTACAATTTTACATTTAAATTAAATCACCTATTTTCTTCATCATGAATCTACCCCAGTGACTCATGCAGAGAACAATTCCGGATTTTGTATTTAATACCCAACCAAGAATCAATTCAACCACACAAAATTAATTGGCTCCTATATATACCTTACAAACTCTTCATTCATCAAGCTAGAGATCTTTTGATCTTATCTCTGATTCTCTCATCAATCACCTTGGTCCAGACAGCTCCATGGCTTCAACCAGCAATGAGTCATCAGTGACGGTGATGTCTGAGTAGCGATCTGAGTGGAAGTCGGACACCTTAAGCTTCAgagcctctgttctctgagatgctTCCCATCTCTCTGCAACACCATCACCTTCAAGCATGTGGACCACCTCTGACATTTTCGGTCTGTGGCCTGGGAGATACTGAGTGCACAAGAGCGCAACTTGAACCACCTCCTCGAGCTCTATCCGATCATAGCTCTTCATGTCCTTGTCTACAAGCATGTCAAGCTTCTTTTCCTGGTGCATTTTCTTGATCTGGTTGAAAAATTAACAAAAAAGAATCCTTGTTAGTCATGGATCAAATGACAAGAGTCATGCACATCGATTTTGATGCTTTCAGGAGGAAGTTACGAAAAAAAGCAAGTCATTTGATCTGTGTTGTGTGTACCCAGTCAAGCATGGCACCCTTCTGGTTTGCTGCTTTGCCAAATTCCAGTGCTCTCAAACCAGTAATCAGTTCGAGAAGAAGAATTCCAAATCCAAAAACATCGGTTTTCTCTGAGGATTGCCCCGTTGAAAGATACTCCGGAGCTATATGTCCTACGGTTCCCCGCACAGCAGTAGTCACATGTGTGTCTCTGTGATCTAGAAGTTTTGCAAGTCCAAAGTCTCCTACAACTGCTTCACAGTAGTCGTCGAGCAATATGTTTGCAGCCTTTACATCTCTGTGAATGATCTTCGGGTCACACTGTTCATGTAGGTACATCAAACCCCTTGCAGCTCCCAAAGCTATTCTTTTCCTGGTACTCCAATCTAATGCCGGTTTTGCTGCAAAAaatgaggaaaagaaaaaaagactcaGTGTTCTGTCATGTATCGATGCTAAAATCTACAAATGACTAGAAAAGATCGATGATGAAATTATCAAACTCAGCGGAGCTTTTCTGAAAGTTAATGCATAAACCAAAATATTACATTCTACAGTTTGTTGTTTGTTTACCAAACAGCATCAAGATAACTGCATCAAGCCATATTTTACATCGGGTATCTATTTCCTGACAATCACTGCTCTAGATCACAAATGCCCACCAAGCTCAACTACCATGATAAATTTAATATGACGTAATTTAAGTTTGATTAGTTGTCTCCATTCTTGTTAATCCAAACTTAGTCTTATAATTCCTAACATTTAAATCCACCTGGTCAATTTAGTTGTCCACATGCTACAAAATAATTTCATGATGTTATGAATTCATAAAGCAATTTATTATCCTATGGAGGTTGAATTTATGTTTTGCAGACACATCACTATGATATGATGCATGAAGCTCTCATGTCCAAAAAGATGACCAAAATTTTCACCTTTGAGTCGGGAGGCAACACTTCCATTTGACATATATGGGTAAACAAGAAGCCTTTCAGTAGCAGTAATGCAGAATCCACACAGCCTAAGAAGGTGTCTGTGCACAGCTAAGCTTATCATTTCAACTTCAGTTTTGAATTGAATCTCTCCACCTGCTGCATTTCCATCCTTGAGCCTTTTAACTGCTACTAAGGTTCCATCTTGTAGCTGCCCTTTGTAGACATTTCCGAAGCCACCTTTTCCAAGCAAGTTTTTGCTACTGAAGTTATTTGTTGCAACCTGAAGCTCCCTGAACTGGAATCTTTTCAGGTTACCGAGGCAGACCTCTTCTTTGTGTTGGTCTGAAAAAGGATTTGGTGGTTACTAGAATTAAATCATCAATTACAATGAAATTTCCCAATAAAACAGGTATCATTTTGCAAGCCAGTGAAGAGATGCAGTTCTTTAATTTCACTGCATAATATCTAGTATTTTACCTTTGACATCAAAGAATATCTGTTGATTATGCCTTTGACTGCACCAAATAAATAGCCCAAATGCGAGACTAATGAGACAGATGCTCCCGATGCTGGATGCAAGGGCAAGTATTAGTTTATGTCTTTTGGGCCTTTGTGGAGTTGGATCACCTAAATAAATCAAGAATAATGATCAGGATTCAAGAAAGAAGGCTTCCTTCAGAAAAAATCAAATGATAATGAACTCAAAGGCCTCTTATGTTAAATAATCTGCTTGCAGATGGCAATTGGTTCTCAGCAACTCATCATTTTATAGCAAAAACTCCCAAGATGATCTTTCCATGCAACAAGATGCAAAACAGACTTGGCTGCTGGTCCTTAATCAGGAATAGTTTGCTTAGTGCTCCACTAAGAGGGAGAGAtcaaattgaacccaaaaaatgacaatgagaaaattaatctttatttctttgttttgttttttcgttgaggtaatcaaattgGTATGTGCTTAGTTTGAAAAAGAATTATATATTACTAAAATGTAAGAGCAGAACAATTGTAAAAGCTAAAAAAGATGGATTACAGAATTATAATGCCTTAAAagacaattttttttcatttcatcAACACAGCAATACAATAGCTGCAAATAACTATTGAAGGAATTTTTCTGAGCAAAGGCTGCTCTGGACCAAGAAGATAATTTGTAAGGGGGAAAGGTTAATT harbors:
- the LOC135623378 gene encoding protein NSP-INTERACTING KINASE 1-like isoform X3 encodes the protein MEVDDGRALMLWVLFFWPWVTATAMLSPKGVNFEVQALMGIKASLEDPHGVLENWDQDSVDPCSWTMVTCSPENLVIGLGTPSQNLSGTLSPSLGNLTNLEVVLLQNNNISGSIPPEIGKLFGLHTLDLSNNEFSGAIPTSLGNLRGLQYLRLNNNSLSGEFPLSLVNITQLAFMDLSYNNLSGPMPKLPGRTFNIVGNPLICPTGMEKECYGTMPLPMSFNITVSQDQHKEEVCLGNLKRFQFRELQVATNNFSSKNLLGKGGFGNVYKGQLQDGTLVAVKRLKDGNAAGGEIQFKTEVEMISLAVHRHLLRLCGFCITATERLLVYPYMSNGSVASRLKAKPALDWSTRKRIALGAARGLMYLHEQCDPKIIHRDVKAANILLDDYCEAVVGDFGLAKLLDHRDTHVTTAVRGTVGHIAPEYLSTGQSSEKTDVFGFGILLLELITGLRALEFGKAANQKGAMLDWIKKMHQEKKLDMLVDKDMKSYDRIELEEVVQVALLCTQYLPGHRPKMSEVVHMLEGDGVAERWEASQRTEALKLKVSDFHSDRYSDITVTDDSLLVEAMELSGPR
- the LOC135623378 gene encoding protein NSP-INTERACTING KINASE 1-like isoform X2, with the protein product MEVDDGRALMLWVLFFWPWVTATAMLSPKGVNFEVQALMGIKASLEDPHGVLENWDQDSVDPCSWTMVTCSPENLVIGLLLQNNNISGSIPPEIGKLFGLHTLDLSNNEFSGAIPTSLGNLRGLQYLRLNNNSLSGEFPLSLVNITQLAFMDLSYNNLSGPMPKLPGRTFNIVGNPLICPTGMEKECYGTMPLPMSFNITVSQGDPTPQRPKRHKLILALASSIGSICLISLAFGLFIWCSQRHNQQIFFDVKDQHKEEVCLGNLKRFQFRELQVATNNFSSKNLLGKGGFGNVYKGQLQDGTLVAVKRLKDGNAAGGEIQFKTEVEMISLAVHRHLLRLCGFCITATERLLVYPYMSNGSVASRLKAKPALDWSTRKRIALGAARGLMYLHEQCDPKIIHRDVKAANILLDDYCEAVVGDFGLAKLLDHRDTHVTTAVRGTVGHIAPEYLSTGQSSEKTDVFGFGILLLELITGLRALEFGKAANQKGAMLDWIKKMHQEKKLDMLVDKDMKSYDRIELEEVVQVALLCTQYLPGHRPKMSEVVHMLEGDGVAERWEASQRTEALKLKVSDFHSDRYSDITVTDDSLLVEAMELSGPR
- the LOC135623378 gene encoding protein NSP-INTERACTING KINASE 1-like isoform X1, producing MEVDDGRALMLWVLFFWPWVTATAMLSPKGVNFEVQALMGIKASLEDPHGVLENWDQDSVDPCSWTMVTCSPENLVIGLGTPSQNLSGTLSPSLGNLTNLEVVLLQNNNISGSIPPEIGKLFGLHTLDLSNNEFSGAIPTSLGNLRGLQYLRLNNNSLSGEFPLSLVNITQLAFMDLSYNNLSGPMPKLPGRTFNIVGNPLICPTGMEKECYGTMPLPMSFNITVSQGDPTPQRPKRHKLILALASSIGSICLISLAFGLFIWCSQRHNQQIFFDVKDQHKEEVCLGNLKRFQFRELQVATNNFSSKNLLGKGGFGNVYKGQLQDGTLVAVKRLKDGNAAGGEIQFKTEVEMISLAVHRHLLRLCGFCITATERLLVYPYMSNGSVASRLKAKPALDWSTRKRIALGAARGLMYLHEQCDPKIIHRDVKAANILLDDYCEAVVGDFGLAKLLDHRDTHVTTAVRGTVGHIAPEYLSTGQSSEKTDVFGFGILLLELITGLRALEFGKAANQKGAMLDWIKKMHQEKKLDMLVDKDMKSYDRIELEEVVQVALLCTQYLPGHRPKMSEVVHMLEGDGVAERWEASQRTEALKLKVSDFHSDRYSDITVTDDSLLVEAMELSGPR